A window of the Phalacrocorax aristotelis chromosome 9, bGulAri2.1, whole genome shotgun sequence genome harbors these coding sequences:
- the C9H14orf39 gene encoding protein SIX6OS1, which produces MSDRLLNNLDKLLLEFVFQLEQTTSAKEHVNQQINLYTAKITEKKNEIARLQENINNSNDAIADLCKQNESSKESCNAWKPTYAILSKHEEYLKNELEALQEATENERKMYQDYITQYKEILKQHREKYAETPLAQEYYKKKKELEEIQNRVLKQSEKYRLKEDACLDNLELVPFKSLNDWALQIASSRQKTQEMLKLAAVARQESTELQKEAEELEVKINYLKKTFEETTEDQNNSEMIEGKNHKSLEKPKEFKERIFEEREQPSLLNEKHQLYKPLHVPCIPRKLVQSVQSIRFSMQRTETGGEEKEKPMELSVATSNSSSLTENSSQMVIDAAGTNNPQIAQVPSIPSLQNQTQFRLVIAPKQTTSNQQFESENAVIANQEAKCGDKEAEDEPKDSSYIPQDIQTCFKSNGDNPDTAEESAEHFLRAPETPEFVGTPDSKGKKTQFSKTPPFDFIHNLGCEEGTSKSPAFFSLMNFSQKSPGFNLFDSSVFGAENSSDETDECYSVGNLNPLSPHKDIGSLFGKSESEDAFAFPFPSESSSHAFGDGKDDFSFPFAFGQDQRSSQSPSVKGFTSSLQNTKPFTFF; this is translated from the exons ATGAGTGACAGGCTTCTGAACAACTTAGACAAGCTTCTGCTCGAGTTTG tttTCCAGCTAGAACAAACTACTTCTGCTAAGGAACATGTGAATCAACAGATAAACC tatatactgcaaaaatcacagaaaaaaagaatgaaatcgCTAGGTTGCAGGAAAACATAAATAACAGCAACGATGCAATTGCTGATTTGTGCAAGCAAAATGAGAGTAGTAAGGAGAGCTGTAATGC CTGGAAGCCCACCTACGCAATTCTTAGCAAGCAtgaagaatatttgaaaaatgaacTTGAAGCTTTACAAGAAGCTACAGAAAATGAGAG gAAAATGTATCAGGATTACATAACCCAGTATAAAGAGATTCTGAAGCAACACCGTGAGAAATATGCAGAAACTCCTCTTGCACAGGagtattacaaaaaaaagaaagagcttgaagaaatccaaaacagagttttgaaacagtctgaaaaatacagattgAAAGAAGATGCTTGCTTGGATAATCTGG agctTGTTCCTTTTAAATCCCTGAATGATTGGGCTTTACAGAT TGCTTCTTCGAGgcaaaaaacacaggaaatgtTAAAGCTTGCTGCAGTTGCTAGGCAAGAATCCACTGAACTacaaaaagaagcagaggaattagaagtgaaaattaattatttaaaaaag ACATTTGAAGAGACTACAGAAgatcaaaataattctgaaatgattgaaggaaaaaatcataaaaGTCTAGAGAAGCCAAAGGAGTTTAAAGAAAG gatatTTGAAGAGAGAGAACAGCCGTCTTTGCTAAATGAGAAACATCAACTGTATAAACCATTACACGTCCCATGCATTCCTCGGAAATTAGTCCAGTCTGTACAGAGTATTAGATTCTCAATGCAACGAACAGAAACAG ggggagaagaaaaagaaaaacctatgGAACTTTCAGTGGCCACTAGCAATTCCTCCAGCCTTACAGAAAATTCATCACAG ATGGTTATTGACGCTGCAGGGACAAATAACCCACAAATTGCCCAAGTTCCATCAATACCAAGcttacaaaaccaaacacaattCAG acTGGTAATTGCTCCAAAGCAGACAACTTCTAATCAACAGTTTGAGAGTGAAAATGCAGTAATAG caaaccaaGAGGCTAAATGTGGTGataaagaagcagaagatgaaCCAAAGGATTCTTCATATATACCTCAA gaCATACAAACATGTTTTAAGTCAAATGGAGATAATCctgacacagcagaagaaagtgCAGAACATTTTCTAAGAGCGCCTGAAACACCTGAGTTTGTAGGAACACCTGACtcaaaggggaagaaaacccaGTTCTCTAAAACACCTCCATTTGACTT cattcataATTTAGGTTGTGAAGAAGGAACATCAAAAtctccagctttcttttctctcatgAACTTCTCCCAGAAGTCACCTGgctttaatttatttgattCTTCTGTGTTTGGGGCAGAAAATTCATCTGATGAG ACAGATGAATGTTATTCGGTGGGAAACTTGAACCCTCTGTCCCCACACAAAGATATTG GAAGCTTGTTTGGGAAATCAGAAAGTGAGGATGCAtttgcctttcccttcccctcggAATCGTCTTCTCATGCATTTGGAGATGGAAAAGATGACTTTagttttccatttgcatttgGACAGGATCAGAGATCATCACAGTCTCCTTCTGTGAAAGGTTTTACTTCTTCCTTACAAAATACAAAGCCATTTACATTCTTTTGA